Part of the Anopheles gambiae chromosome 3, idAnoGambNW_F1_1, whole genome shotgun sequence genome is shown below.
GTCGTAAAACCCCGATCAACCCCGACCCGGAGAGCACCGCCGTCGGTGACCTTTAATTTCGGACACACCGTCACAaccagaacaaaaaataaaccacacaCCGGAAGGTCCCCGGCAGCTTGTTGAGATACTGAAATTAAAGAAAacctttttctttgttgttgcttgtttcTCTTTTGACAAACCGACCGACGGGGGTGACCCCCGGGATAATGTTCCCGTGTttgggttttggttttttcctctctccttCCTCAGCTCAGTATCTGGTTGTTTTCCCTCATTTCTGGGCTAATGATGGGGTCACTGTGGTCCCTTTCCGGCCCAGCCGGCGTATGATACAGCTCAAAAACCAGCTCAAATGTATGTGCCCCGACCCGGGGTGCGTGGTGACGTTTGTGGCCTCCTTTTCACCCGGGCGAGCGGGCGGCACTTGCACGACAACGACGCCCCTGTGCGCTCCTCTCGGTATAATcgaatcaattaaaattccATCTCAATGACCCCATTAAATCGGCTATGACCATCATAAATCACCATACCTACCGTTTAGAGCGAACGCCCGAAATTATATGGTTTCTCTCCGCGGTGGTTGTAGTGGTCGGTTTGCTGCGTCCACGCAGCCCACAGACCGCTTGATTGGGGTAGGATGGGGTTTGGAATCCGAGGAACGCCACCGGAACACTATGGGCCAGGCTAGTGCCGGGCCTTTCTCCTTTTACCGCCCCACGCAGTGGCCAACCAAATGCCAACTCACTGTGCTCACTCACACTTGTAGCTGTAAAAATGTATTGTAAActgttgtatttttgttttgttttgtaagatCGCTTTTTGTACTATATAAGGCATGTTTCAAAGGTAATGCACCTTTTTTTCTATCAGTcgattattttatattaatttcTTCTCCGTTCTCcgcattttttcttctctctctctactccAGATTATTGGGAACACCGCAGCCACGCACACTCTACTTCCTAGTCGAAGCAAAAAGTCGCGTACGCGAAGTATACGCACAAACATGCCATCACTTCTCGAAGCAAGGCATGCTGGACACGGAGCTGTTCGGGCTGGCCGTACTAATAGGTAAGTGAAGGGGTCGTGGAAGTTGACCAAGGGGAGAagaggcagcagcaccagcatgaCCGCAACTCCGCCAACCAAGGCTGCACAACCTGCTGGGAGGGGTCGTGTACTGTAGCGAGCGTCCCCCCAGCGATAATTAATCGTTTCTCAAAGCGACGCTTGGAAACCACCAAACGGGGGGAGATGCTGAGGACCCAGAATTGGGACCCTGAGACGCTAAGGGCAGGCTAATAGAAAGAAGCCTTGCGTCCTAGGGTTTCGGTGTTTCGAAGGGGGGGTGGTTTGGGTAGACTGATGATCAACATCAATCGGGCAGTAATCGAAGGAggagaagcaaaagcaaaatccCCCGAACGATGCAAGgtgctatttttttgttttgcctttcttCTCTTGGGCAAGGTCCccctttttattttagttttcgGGGAAGCTTGGGCTGGAATGGCCGGCCCCATGAACACATTCCATGCCAACACTATCGTTTCTCATATACCTCTTGCTGCCGTCGCTCCATTTGGGTGGAGATTCCTCCCCCATCCCTCGCAAGCCACTTGGATTACATTCCGATGATGTTGcagacgatgatgacgacgacgaggacgacgatgacgacgacgatctCATCTGGGCACAGTTTACGAgctgttggggtttttttcttcttttcggtCGATAGAGAGGCTGGCATTCTGCGCGCACCGGCACAGGTTCCTATCCTTGCGTGCCTTTTGCTCCCGCTGTCAAAGCCATTGTTTTgaggagagagagggaggggagTGGAGAGCATCTGATGAGGTGGAAAGCTGAGGGAGCTAGGGGGATCTATTGTGGTTAGGCCAACCATCACCTGAACCGATCGTTCGTCGAACAGCTTCGCTTGCTCTTCCACTTACTTTCCATTGGGAAAAGCTCACAAAACAGCGCTCCAATCGAAGTGGATTCCACCAACGGCAGACCGTTTGGTTGAGCGTTGTTTCGTTCCCGTTCCCTGCTTGCTGCTGGTCGACGTCATAAAATGTGATATCTCGCGCCTGCGccattaattaaaaacaaaaaaaaaggtctaAAAAGAAAGCAGTGCCTCGGCTTCCGTAGCCTCAGAAGATCGGAAGAATGTGGGGGAGCTAATTGGGGTCGAAGGAATAGGAATAAAATGAGCATATACGTGCAGTATCAACTTCAAGAGAATGATACAAACTGCAGCAAATTCCTTGTAATATTAAGAAATGGGGAAGTTATCAATGTACTCCCCAATCAAGATTGATGCAACCAATAATTTCGCTATTTTTCGCTGAACTTCTAAACCAAACCCTGAAGCATGAAAGTTTTAGAACGGAGAAGAATATCTCAGCTCGACTACAGACCAGACCTGCAGCCGATAGGGCTTTGCGACGCTTGCAGGGAGCAGGAAAACACATTTCTCAAAGAATTGAAGAAGGAAGAcaacaaaaagagcaaaaaaaactgatcgCGCttggcatacacacacacacgtgcacacaaTACAGAGAGCCCTAAAGGTGGGGAGGAAGTTTGGGGAAGAGATACGGGCGGGCGCAACACCGAACCAGCTACCTGAATTACTGAAACACGCGTCTTATGTCTTTTCTGTGAAGCCCCTACTAAAATGAAATTCCTTGTGCCTTGTTTCCCGTTCCCGTGTTCGCGTTCCCTCCCTTTCTTTccctgtctctttctctctgtctctctctctttccttttctcgTTATGTTCCAGCCTCCAGGCagctcttctttttcttcttcttcttgttattGAGTCGATCTTCAGCTTCAAACCCCTACGAGATCACTCTGCGCGATCTCTGGGCGTCTTTCCTTTCCGTTCCTTTTCCTACGCGATTGCGGATCGCGCGCGCATTTTTGCCCTgctgggtgtttgtgtgtgtgtgtgtgctggttcttctttttcaccccccccccctccccctttccccctttccattccattccattcccgAGTATGCCAAGGGACAGCAAGAAATGAAACCCCCGGGAGGAGGATCATCGACACAcgggaggaagaggaggagctcccgatcatcatcatcatcgttccaCCGCTCGTCGTGGGGACGTCGTGGGGCAACATAGGGCGACGACGCCAAAAAGAAAATCCCCCTTATCCCTCCCCCTGTCCGTTGTCCACTAATGCGTaccgcttcttcttcttcttcctccatGCTGGCCACGACAGCATGGCTTCCCGCACCATTGGTTCCAACCGCGCGCAAGCCGGCCCAAAATGCCCGCATTCGCGATTCAATTCCCTTTTTCTCCTCTCCCTGCCCCACATCCGCTTCCAACTCCCTtgcgcagcagcatcatcatcgtcgtcgttccCCTGGTCCCTCGGCACAGCCATCTGTCGCTCGATACTCTCTATACACATCGTTATCTGCATACCTTTTGGTGTGGCGTGGTAAGGAAGAGGCGAAACCCAAAGTGAAGGagagaagtagaaaaaaacataatgctTTTCcatgtggctgtgtgtgccgtgtgtgtgtgtcgtgccCAAGCAACGTCGTAATATTCCTTTTACCAGCCTTTTGCCTTCTTTCTCTTGCCCAATCtatctgcctgcctgcctgcctgcctgctgctgctgctgttgttgctgctgctaatgtcCCTGGACAGGTTTGCTTTGCTGTCCGAGCGCGCGGCAAACGACACCGAGCCGAGGACGGGCTACAGCCAGAGAGCACAGCATCACCACCAAACTCTGGCCGCTCAGCGCAAGCGTTTTCTCTTTCGTGCTCACTAAAGCGATCATGGCCTACGGGCCCCGAAGTTCGCCACCTTCCCGTGCGTTCAAGTCTTCGCCTTCGATCTCGATCTTTTCACCGCGCTTCCTTCTGCGCTGCGCCCCGGGAGCCCACCTTTGGGACGCTGTTGGGATTCATGCTGTTTAAACTCGCCTACTTCCCTGTCTTCCCTGCCTGTGCCCGGCCAGTCGTGttgcgttccttttttttttgctctttgctTCTTTCCTTTAATTCCCTGCTCTTGTTGCTCCGTTCAAGCCGTTCCTTCTCAACCGGCCGGGATGGTGTGTTCATTTTACCTTCCTCGAGTGAATTTTATTATACGTTTCCGTTCCGAAGACGCTTCGTGCTTCCTTGCGAGCGTTATCCTTGTTGCTTCCTGCACCGTACGCGGCAGAAGTGCGAGCAGATGGAAAGGGCAAGGGGCAAAAGCGTCATCACCGCACTGGGGCGTTTGTTCGCGTGCAGTTTCGCCTCGAAGTTCCATTAAAATTCTTAAACTCTCTGCTCGACTTCCTCTGCCAGTACTCTACAAGCGAATTTTGGTTTGCGATGAAAAGAGTTACATATAGGCTATAAAGTGCTTTGCGTCGTTGTGTGTACAAACGTGATGCGGAGAACGTTTGCAATCACCATAAACGTGTTGCGATGGTCTggccggagcagcagcaacaaccacagccGAAACAAACCCATCATCCATCCCTCATACCGATTACCAATCGCAGTGATTGGTGTCAAATTATTCGAATATTTATTGTGCTCATAAAAATGTTTCCAAAAATCAATCTCTAACATGCGGCGCGTCCTGCACACAAAGAGCAATGAAACTGtcgatttgaaaaattaatcaaCCGTTGTGGCCGGGCCCCGTCCAGCACAACACCTTAACGTATTTGCAGACGAGAAGGAGCGAGAGATGGAAGGATTGGTCTGCTCGTTGCGAATGCCAAATAAAATTAGGAACAAGAAAGCAACAGGCAAGCAAGAACAAGTAAAACCCGCCTTTTGGACAGCTCTCAAACAGTTTGGACAAACGagaagtattaaaaaaaacccttttggACAACTCTCAAACAGTACTTACAatcctcaaacacacacacacacacacacacacacacacacggcgatTGACCATGAAGCATTCCTCATGTTTTGTACAAGACATCCAACGATGTTGCcatgtgcctgtgtgtgtgtgtgttgcgcagTTAAAGGAATTGAAAATGTGATTTACATAATCGATTTGTATTTGTCATCATCAATTTTGCTTTTGGACATtgattttttcattcttttgagGGGTGGGTGAGGGACCAgaagagggttttttttgtttccgttttgtgCTCAATCCCAGTCCCATCATCAAGCAGCGTTCGTCGCTTGGCGTTGATGTCTTTTGAatgatggcagcagcagcagcagcagcaagagaaCGAACCTCTGGTCCACTGGAACGTTCTAGCGCAGGTTTGATGGCAATCAATTATTTCGAAACGATGCTCAAATTCCTTTGCATCGAATAATCATTCAAATTGAAAACTATTCAGATAACGTGCTATAAATTTAGgacaaaaatcataaattatatCGCTTCTTTGCGTACCTCTGAAAGACATTAATCAAAGCtcatttttaaaaatagcgTAATGTTCATGGTAGTATAAATGTCTCCAAACAAGCAGATAGCAAAACACTGAATTGAGAAACATCCTCCCCATCAGCACAACGGTGACGTAAAGCTCGCATTAAAAAGCGTCCATCAAAAACATGACACTACCAGGTCAGGTCAGCCGAGTTTCTTCCAGCAGCGGCAGCTGCACCGGCATTCACAACAAactaccaaacacacacacgctctcgaTCGCTCTTATGCAaccgtgtttctgtgtttaaAAATGTCACCGAAACGCACCgcgagtagcagcagcagcagcagcagtagtagtaagACTGATAGTGTTTAACACCTTTCTTTCCGCCCGGCAGATATTTTTAGGCATCAACGAAACAGTTTTGTTCGCCTTTTTTTCGCCTCGCTCTCTATATGGGTCTTTCCTTTCCTCCCCCGAGAGCGCTCCACCTTACATGGCCAGAATGTGGTTCAATCTGGTTTTTAAAAGTAGGTTCgtgcggttttgtttttcacaccAGCCTAAGAAGCGGTGTTGAGCGTGTTGgcatcgaaacaaaaaaacggcaacaacACGTGAGCCGAAAGTTCAAACTCTCCCGGGGTGGCAAAATGGCCGCTGGGTGGTGTGGACatcgcctgtgtgtgtgtatatgtgtttgatttttttttttcggcaagCACCCTGACTCACACACCAGACCATAACACTACCGTTGAGCCTGCCTTATGTGGGCACCCCCTGCTTGAAACGCGACCGTTCGATCAAGCGCGTGCAAAAGCTTTCGCGGGCTGCCCGCCCGATCAATGATCTTTCGATGCTTGCAGGAGGGAAATGGGATGCGGTGGGAAAAGGGAGACACCAAGCACTACCTGGAAGCTCTTTACTTTCTGCGGCATGCCTGTACCTTGCGTTTATCCCTTCACTTCACACAGCTTTCGATTCATTGCCATCGTGAGTGCGGGCgaacgcgagcgcgcgcgcgcacgctcgcgCTCTCGATCGCATAACCCGCTCGATCGGGACCGTCTTTCACCCCGTTGTCTCCACACACGGGGCTAGACGCGGGGCTTGGTACGATCGGTGAGGAATGGGAGAGGAGAAACAGAAACTGGAATTCCACCTCCGCCTGCTGCTTCTCCTGCAACATCCAGCGGGCTCCTCGCAAAGTGTCGCATTCCCGCATTCTCTCCTCAGCGTCGTGGCATTCATTCAGCGAGCCGGTTGATCCGAATTCCAGCGTATTCCACTGCTCGTATCTCGTAGCTATGCGCGAGACCCAACCCTAACAGCAAATCGACCAAAGCGACCAAactccatcacacacacacacacacacacacaaccacaacctTCCTCCGTCGGATCCTCCATCTTGTGGGTCGGGTTTGGAATTCATTCCAATGAATccgattcgattcgattcaAAACTCGATCTCCAACTCTGGAGGGAGGGGACTCTTGCGGGACTCTGACGGtgatggtgtgcgtgtgtccgtTCCGCGAACTCGTAATGGcagtgtctctgtgtgtgtgtgtttgacgaTCAATCGCAggcatttttattattgttgtttcgTTGCCATTTGTCCCACGTTCTACCAGATCTCACTTATCGGACGGGACGTCACCGGGTGTTTTGTAAAGAGCATCAGATTGTCTATGTTTCCaagttttttgtgattttctgAAGAGATCAGTGGTTGAAAATTGAGTTAGACAACAGAGTAAATTGAAGTTTAAGACTATTTCAACATCTTATTGACGTCAATATCGTTTTGAAGCCATATGTGCCTGTTTGAAGACACAACtgaaagttgttgttttttattccatTACAGTCCTTTTGTTTTCTCATCCCCATTGAATGCGACAGGAGAAAAATGTAGCTGTAACAATCCCGTATCATTCCACCGGCACATCCTGCATTGTTGCGTTGTATAGACCACACCGATCTGGCCCTTTTTATCATCCCCCATTGCATTGCTTGAATGGATGGAATTCGTTCGCTCATCTCCGATCGATGACTTCATCCTCGTCATGGAGTACTACCCGTcctatctctcgctctcgcccATGCATCCCACTCTGCTTTCTTTCTCTGTTTACACCATGCACTTGACCCGTCGGAAGAAGTCTCGAGCCAGGGGCTTTGGCAGCAAGCTCTACCATATGGCATGCGTCCACCGCTTAGCGGCGACATGACGCTGGCGCCACGATAATATGGCGtcatatgtatgtgtgtgctcatacaTTGCACGACAATTAGGTGCATTGCTGCAATTGTTCCCTGTCCCTCATGCTGAATGAAGCGCACATTAGCTCCTAGTCATTCCCGGAAACTTTACATGCGAACGCACACTCCATAGGGTGGATTATAATTACTGATGAAGAGAGGGAAGGAAACCTTGAAATACCTCTTGGCAGGCCTTCACTTCCGAGAATGATGGGGCCGGATATGGTGTGTTGCATTATTGCGTGTTCTTGTTTGGGTTGCAATCGTTACAGCAACTCTTTGGGTTCATTTAAATGTAATTCCATTAAAGGATTTTTAAGTAATAGTTACTAACCTTCCCTGATGTCTATTTTTTCACCCCAACAGATGGCGAGTACCTGTTTGCCGATCCCGAGAGCAAACTGTCCAAGTACGGACCAAAAAGCTGGCGTTCCTCGCACACTCATGTAAGTTGCTGAATAGTGCAGTTCTTTGCttctcctcctcttcttctccACAAGCACACACTGAAATGACCTAATGACTTTTTTCCTCAATTCCAACCCAAAAACCCCACACAGGGCCTGGACGCCAACGGGAAGCCTCTCCTGGAGCTACACTTTCGCGTGCAGTTCTACATCGAGAGCCCGCTCATGCTGCGTGATGAGGTGTCGCGGCACAACTACTATCTGCAGCTGAAGTACAACGCGGTCAACCGGGACCTGCCGAAGGAGTGCTCTGAGCAgagtttgctgctgctcggcggCCTCTCGTTGCAGGCGGACCTGGGCGACAGTGCACCGGAGGATGCCGGTACCACCCTACCCACCACACCCTCGATCAAGACGGCGACATCCTCGACTGCGACGGTACCGTGCAGCTCAACCGCCAACCTGAACAGCACCACTGGCGGCGGCGTCCTTAGCTCGGGCGTTAgcgttagcagcagcagtaacagtagcagcagcgccagcagtAACACCAGCAGCGCtactagcagcagcaccagcagcaactcCAGTACCACCTCTGCCTGCTCCCCGAACCCATCGGCCGGTGGTGCTCCGTCCGTGTCGTCCACCTCGACAGCAGCTTCTTCAGCCTGCACTACCACCTCGGGACCTCCAGTCCAGCCCAACACCAACATCGCAGCGAACGATGGCGCAAGtagctccaccaccaccaccaccaccaccagttcGCCCTCGGTGGAGTACTTCCGACCGGACGAGTACCTTAATCCGGCGCTGCGGTCTGCCTGGGGCATTGCGGCCGTCACCACGTGCCACCGGGACAATCGGGGCCTCTCCCGGGCCGACGCCGAGACGCACTTCATCCGCGAGGCGTGCAACCTGAACGAAGCGGTCAACGCGCACGTGTTCCGGATGAAGCAGTCGAAGAACGAAACCGGCCTCGGCACGGTAGCGCTCAGCATCTACGCGAAGGGCATACGGATCGCGCAGGATGGCAGCTCGACCGCGACCACCTTCCAGTGGCCGCACATCGGCAAGCTGAGCTTCGATCGGAAAAAGTTCGAAATCCGCTCGGGCGACAGCAAGATCACGCTCTACTCCACGAACGACGACAAGAACAAGATGATACTGGCGCTGTGCCGCGAGACGCACCAGTTCTCGATGAAGATAGCGCCCCGGCTGACGGAGGCGATAAAgcgcgaggaggaggaaagcAGCTGCATCCACGGCTACCCGTATCTGTGCTCGCGTGCCCTCAACCTGCCGTACAAGAGCAAGAGCGACCAGCGCATTTCGGTCATCTCGAGCACGAGCTCCAACACGACGTCCGGGATCGTGAGCGATCGCGTCCACTCGGAGGACGAGCTGGAGATTATGATCAACACGCCGCCGACGGCGACACTGGCCGCGCCCTCGACGGAAAGCCTCGCACTGGCCCACCTGCTCGACTGTCCGAGCGTTTCGCGCCAGACGTCCTCCGTCGGGCAGGTGTCGCTCAAGGAGCTGGAGGGCACGTTCGCGGCACTGTCGGTGGGCCGGACGGGCAGCGTGGTGAATGCGGCCGGTTCGCTCGTACcgtgcagcagcggcagcagcaacaccaacaactgTGCGAACAGTGACAGTGGCAGTGTGGAGGGTAAGCCCGACCGCCCCGGGAAGGAGTGTGAATCGTCGCCCTCCTCCCAGCACAACATCGGGTCGCAGTGCTCGTCCACCTGCAGCACGGTCGTGGTGGCGACGGACTGTCTCAGCCTGCCTCAAAGCTCGACCGCAACGAGCACGACCACGATCAGCAATGGTggcggcagcaacagcacaatGGTGCAGGCCACGATCAGCCCGGACCGGCGGCAGACGTCGACGTGCAGCAGCCTGGTGCTTGGGTTCAGCCACACCGCCCAGAATAGTACACTGAGCGTCGCGACCAGCACCTGTCTCGATCACGACATcaacgaggaggaggaggaaacgCACTCGGGCGTGTACACGATCGCGCACGTGCCGCCGACGGAAACGAGCGGCGTGTACACGATGAACAGCAGCGAGCTGACCGGCCAGTCGTCCGAGATTGCCGAGTCGGAGTCGCACGAAAGCTCGCACTACGGCAGCTTCCAGCCGTGCCAGAGCGAGATGGCGGATCCGCTCGAGCCGGTCGACTCGGTCGATGGGGACTACCATCGGCCCCGGCTGGACAGTGGGCTGAACAGCGAGTTCCGGATGCGGTCCGACTCGACCGTCAGTGCGGCTGGGTCGTTCCGGGGCGATGGGAGCGATCCGACGGACAACAAGCATTCGCTGCTGAGTGCCGAGGAGCTGACCGATCTGATCGTGGGCCGCGGCACGTACCCGTCGCGCAAAACCGTCAGCCACACGCTCGACTCGGACTGTGACTACGTgacgctgccgctgccgctcgaGGGCGAAAGCTACCTGCAGGGCAGCGAGGACACGGCCCCGACCGAGGACGAGTACGACGACGAGGTGCTGCCGCCGGCACCGCCCAAACGCATCGACAGCAACATGGCGGCGGCAGTGGCAGCTGCAGTCGTGCCGTGTCCTACCCGCCCGCCGCAACTCCCACAGCCCCCGGTCGAGCTGGCCCAGCAACAACCACCCCCACCGCCACCCCCGTACAATGCGCATCACGAAACGACGGGACTGCGTGGACCGGACATACGATCGCCCGCGCCTCCCGCGGCCACCGATCCGGAAGCGCCAGCCATTCCGTTGCGTGACCCACCGCCCTACCCGCAGAAACCGATCGCCATGCGCAAAAGTCCGATCCTTCCGCCGGCCCTCCCGGTCACACCGTCCGTCCTAACGACAGCGCCCGTATCCGAGGAAGTACCAGCACGGTTCATCACCACCCGGCCCCAGATTAACATCCTTAAAGCGCACGCGAGCGTCGTTGGCGAAACGCCCAAGCCCAGCTTTGCCGCGCCGACCGTCAACAACATTGGCAATTTGGCGCAAGCAACACCacctccaccgccaccgcccgtGCCGACCGGCATTCCGGGGTACAATTTGCACCCGAACCACAAAGCCATCACCTCGCCACCGCCCCCCTACCCGGAGATGCCGAAGCCGCCGCCCCACCGTACGACCGCCTGCGTGCTGCTGCCCGTCATCAAGCCGCGCCAgtaccacccaccaccaccaccaacgatGCCACGGCAACCACCGCCTCCCCCGCCGCCCCACTCGCTGGCCACGGTGTACACCAGCCAGCTGGCCCGGTCCCAGATCGAgctgtaccagcagcagctgtacaGTGACGTCGACTACGTCATCTACCCGATCCAGGACCCGTCCATCAGCCAGCAGGAGTACCTAGACGCGAAGCAGGGCTCGATCCTGGCGGCGATGGCCCAAAGCCCGCCCCCACCGCCCTACCTCGCCTACCATACCGTGCGCGCACACAACCGCAGCTGGGATGCGTGCAAAAACCACGCGATCTATCGCAGCACGCCCTACCTGTCGATGGCGCTGTCGTCGAACTCGCGCTACGCCTCCACCCAAAACCTGTCCGACACGTACGTCCAGCTGCCGGGTGCGTACTCCCCCCTCTACAGCCCGTCGGTCGCAAGCCTCTGCTCCTCGTACgagccgccaccgccgccaccgctacGGCCCCGCCCGATGGTGTCCTCGAAGGCGAGCGCCGGCTCGATGCAGCCGAACGGTGGCGCCCACCTATCGATGGCATCGGCCGGCCCATCGCCCGCCCTGTTCGCGCGCTCCCGCTCGGACGATAACATCCTTAACTCGGTCGAAAGTACGCCCAAGATACGGCGCCatccgccgccaccgccgccaccgccgtacGAGAGCAAGAAAGCGATCCGGAAgccaccgctgccgctgccaaCGCCGATGGAGAAGCTCATCCCGAAGCCCCCGATGGCTGTCCCCTCACCTTCGCAGCCGGTCGTGCCAGCGTTCAATCCGGAACGGCCACCGGAAGGTAAGTTGGTGTGATTAATACTTTAAACAAGGCAAGAGTTTAACAGAGCAACCTTATAATGTTTTCCACAGTGCCAGCAAAACCGACACCACCGAAACCGAGCGGCCCGAGCGCGAAGCTGCAGGCGCAGATCAAAAAGCAGTACCCAGACTTTGACCTCAGCACGGTTGCGTCGATGGTGGACCAGCAGCCCGCCAACGACCACACCTCGATCGACATCAAAACGCTGcgggaaaagagcaaacatcTCGATCTGCCACTGATATCGGCGCTCATGCACGATCGGTCGCTGCTCAAGCAGACGCGCGCCTTCGTCATGCCCAAGCACCCGAAAGCGAACGCCTCCAACGGACTACCGAAAGGGTCGGGCGGTGGTAGTGGCGTGAGCGGTCCCGCCGGCGGCACTGCCCCACACAACGGCGAAGTCCCAACCAGCAATGGAGGATCGCCACCAGGCAGTACGCCATCGCCGAAATCCAAGTATCCCGTGTCGGGCCTATCGACCACGCAGCTGGCCAAACCGCGCAAGACTTCGGCCAGCCATCGGCATCCAAACGACaagctgccgccgctgccgggGCAAACGGGCCCAGGGCAGACGGGACCGACGGCGGAGGGCAATAACTACGTGATGGATCCGACACCGACCCCGATCAAGCAGAAAAGCTTCAGCTCCTCCCAACCCAGTGCCTGATGCGGGAGTGCAAAAGGAGTCTGCAACGGGCTGCTGCCTCAAGTTCaactctctttcactctttctctatttttaCCCACCGACAATGTCCTCTCTTTCTATCATTCTCTCTTGATCGTGGTTGCGAATTTTTATGAGCGACGCACCGATCAGCAGTGCCACCgtcgcatcatcatcaacagtgCAGCAGTATTTTGTAGTATTTATTTGTTCGCCATCTCTTCGTTGCGCTCAATAGCGGACTCGATGCGGGTGTTATTGAGAGCAAGATAATGGTTCAACATCGGATTGATCTTTAATGATATGAAGTAATCAAGCAATGGCAAAATAGGGAAGGAGATTCAGATAGGATGAAAGATCGAGCTGGAACAGTTCCATATGAAGGAACAAATGCGCTGCAAATAGGGTGAAAGAATGCGAAGGGAGGACTGGAACCGAAATGGCAACCGTACGAAAATGAAGGAAACACATCAAACGGAAGGTATAATTGGAAAATTACTCAGGTTTATTactcttgttttttgctttgattAGTTcgcgtttatttttattttttcgatgTTTGCGAATTGTACGTATGTGTCCG
Proteins encoded:
- the LOC1280082 gene encoding protein expanded, which encodes MRAFCTVSAPLEVCAPPSRPLPPGTRFLALKLLGTPQPRTLYFLVEAKSRVREVYAQTCHHFSKQGMLDTELFGLAVLIDGEYLFADPESKLSKYGPKSWRSSHTHGLDANGKPLLELHFRVQFYIESPLMLRDEVSRHNYYLQLKYNAVNRDLPKECSEQSLLLLGGLSLQADLGDSAPEDAGTTLPTTPSIKTATSSTATVPCSSTANLNSTTGGGVLSSGVSVSSSSNSSSSASSNTSSATSSSTSSNSSTTSACSPNPSAGGAPSVSSTSTAASSACTTTSGPPVQPNTNIAANDGASSSTTTTTTTSSPSVEYFRPDEYLNPALRSAWGIAAVTTCHRDNRGLSRADAETHFIREACNLNEAVNAHVFRMKQSKNETGLGTVALSIYAKGIRIAQDGSSTATTFQWPHIGKLSFDRKKFEIRSGDSKITLYSTNDDKNKMILALCRETHQFSMKIAPRLTEAIKREEEESSCIHGYPYLCSRALNLPYKSKSDQRISVISSTSSNTTSGIVSDRVHSEDELEIMINTPPTATLAAPSTESLALAHLLDCPSVSRQTSSVGQVSLKELEGTFAALSVGRTGSVVNAAGSLVPCSSGSSNTNNCANSDSGSVEGKPDRPGKECESSPSSQHNIGSQCSSTCSTVVVATDCLSLPQSSTATSTTTISNGGGSNSTMVQATISPDRRQTSTCSSLVLGFSHTAQNSTLSVATSTCLDHDINEEEEETHSGVYTIAHVPPTETSGVYTMNSSELTGQSSEIAESESHESSHYGSFQPCQSEMADPLEPVDSVDGDYHRPRLDSGLNSEFRMRSDSTVSAAGSFRGDGSDPTDNKHSLLSAEELTDLIVGRGTYPSRKTVSHTLDSDCDYVTLPLPLEGESYLQGSEDTAPTEDEYDDEVLPPAPPKRIDSNMAAAVAAAVVPCPTRPPQLPQPPVELAQQQPPPPPPPYNAHHETTGLRGPDIRSPAPPAATDPEAPAIPLRDPPPYPQKPIAMRKSPILPPALPVTPSVLTTAPVSEEVPARFITTRPQINILKAHASVVGETPKPSFAAPTVNNIGNLAQATPPPPPPPVPTGIPGYNLHPNHKAITSPPPPYPEMPKPPPHRTTACVLLPVIKPRQYHPPPPPTMPRQPPPPPPPHSLATVYTSQLARSQIELYQQQLYSDVDYVIYPIQDPSISQQEYLDAKQGSILAAMAQSPPPPPYLAYHTVRAHNRSWDACKNHAIYRSTPYLSMALSSNSRYASTQNLSDTYVQLPGAYSPLYSPSVASLCSSYEPPPPPPLRPRPMVSSKASAGSMQPNGGAHLSMASAGPSPALFARSRSDDNILNSVESTPKIRRHPPPPPPPPYESKKAIRKPPLPLPTPMEKLIPKPPMAVPSPSQPVVPAFNPERPPEVPAKPTPPKPSGPSAKLQAQIKKQYPDFDLSTVASMVDQQPANDHTSIDIKTLREKSKHLDLPLISALMHDRSLLKQTRAFVMPKHPKANASNGLPKGSGGGSGVSGPAGGTAPHNGEVPTSNGGSPPGSTPSPKSKYPVSGLSTTQLAKPRKTSASHRHPNDKLPPLPGQTGPGQTGPTAEGNNYVMDPTPTPIKQKSFSSSQPSA